TACTGCCTATGGGGGTGGCTATAGTCTTCGGATGTGGAGCCTCCTGGGGTTGCCCCGAAAGGGTGATGAGCCCAAAGCCTACATAGGCATATCAAAGCCTATGTAGGCTGAACCCTTCCAGTATAGGCCTATAAATCTATGTTTTGCTAGTATAGATTTTGAGGAATATAATATTTAATAGTTGATAAGTATTTTCAACTATACTGAGCTGATAGGGTAGTTGTTTCATTATAGAAGTTGTGGAAGGTAAAAATATGTATGTATTGGATGTATAATGTAGTCGTAAAGGATCCCGGTATAGAGGACTATGTGAGAGAAACTCTAAGCCGATATTATGGTAGATGGCTTGTTTTATCGAGAAAACATAGGAGTAACTCATATAATATCCTGGTTTCGACAGGGGAGAAAACCTCTATTCGACTCATTGACCCAATAACAGTACATATACAGATCGATCACAGGCTTATGGGTCAGCGGTTTAAATTAGCTAAAATTATAGAAGCAGGAAGGGCTTTTCTCAGAAACCATATAGTTTGGAGCGACACATATAAGCTTGGCTCAAAAGGTGAAATTCTCGAAAAATACGAGATAAAGCCTGCATATGATGTTTGGCTTGCTCTAGGCGAGGCTTATCACAAATTACTTTTAAGTACCGGTTTGAACCCGCCAATTAATGCTTTGATCAATAAGAGGTTTGCTGGAGAACACTATGTATATGATGGACCATATCTTCACGGTAAACTAATTGTTCCCGATAAAGGCTATACGTTGAGGGGTGTAAAGTATAGAAGCAAAGTATATGAGTCAATAGATCTAGATGAAATATTGAAAAAGAACAATGATACATTATTAATGAACACAATTGTCTCTCGCAGATTCCTCAATAGCCTCGGTAAACCAGATATTGTCCTAGTAAGTTTTAGTGGTGGAAAAGATAGCTTAGTAGTTCTCCACATGGCTAAAATGCATTATGGAGAAGATATGGTTAGAGGCATATATGTTGATACAGGCGTTGATTTCCCCCATACTAGGAAATATGTTGAAGAAATAAGTATGAAGATTGGTTTAGATATAGATATTGTAAAAGCCGATGTAGATGCTTTATTGCCTAAGAAAGGATTACCTACAAAAAATAATCGATGGTGCACTCTAAGGAAAACCCGCGCCTTTAAGAAGAGGGTTAAATGGTATAAGAAAAGATTTGATCGAATCCTCGTACTTGTAGGTGATAGAGACAGTGAATCTGTTGCAAGGGCAAGAAAACCTCCTGTTCGTAAAAGAGAAGGATATCTCGAAGCAGCACCAATTAAGCAGTGGAGCACATTCCTTGTTCAACTATATCATCTAAAATATGATCTACCCTTGAATCCTTTATATTTGAAAGGATTCTATAGACTCGGATGCTATATATGCCCAGCACTAACCGCTCTAGAAAAACATATAATGTTCAATTATATGTTTAAAGAACTCAAAGATCTGTATTGGTTTAAAAAGTTTTGGAGAAAAAATCAGTAAGGGCGTTTATCTTCATTTATTAATCAGTAGATTGGTCGTTCATCATTCTAAGTTTTCTTATCCCGTTTTTCCTAATATTTAATATTTCTTCTCCAGATAATTTTAGAGGATCAACGTTTAGAGATTGAATATCTTTTTCTAAATTATACTCTGTATAAATACCTGCCTTATCCAATTTATTATTAGCTTCTTCTAGAGAAGAAGTATTATCAACTAATTGTGCAGGCTTGGATAAACCATAAGTTATTCTCGGATCGGTTATGAACATTAATGTATTGATGAGATTAATTTTTATAGACCTAGTATTCCTCCTTATCGGCATGTTTCCATAGAAACCTTGGAAAGCTACTAGTGCGGCTCTGCTAGCTTCGCTTTCAGCGTATTTAAGGATTTTCTCTAAAATCTCAATGTCGTTCCGATCTAGACCTATGGCTCCATAATAACCTTTCATTGAAGCAATTATGCTGAGCCTCTGTAACACGTATTCTTGGCTTAATTCTCCATCACTACCTGGTGAATGTATTATTAGATAAGAATTTTTGAAATGGTATAGCATTGCTAGACCCATAGCGTCTGCTAGCGGGCTCCACAGGTTGTCTTCGTAGCCTTCTGCAAGAACATCTCCTCCAACATCTACTCCTACAATCTTATCTATGCTGTATTTTTCAGCTACTCTATTAACTCCCTCCACGTATCCCTTAACACCGCTCCATAGATCAAAAACGAATATTTCCTCGTTGAGTGCTCTGGAAACATTTACTGCTTGGAAAACAATTTTTCTACCATTACGTACAGCATAGGATTCCTGATCAATTACTCCAACATACCTATCTACGAGCTTAATTTTTCTCATCTCACCTAGGTGAACAGGTCCTGGAACAGGATCATATACGAATCTCTCCCATACAATACTACCAATATATGTTTTAACGCCTAGTTTTCTCAGCATATAAGCTATTACAGCCGCAGATACTACATCTCCTCCTCCACCAATACCAATTACTAATACTCTATCATTCCCCGAGAACATGCCCAACATATTTTGAGCACCTAAAGATATCTATAAAGTAGAGCTGAGTTAATAAGTGGTGTACAAGTTATGGGAAAAGTAATCATTATAGCCGGCACTCCAGGAACGGGTAAGACAACAACTGCTAAATTATTATCGAAGAAAATAAATGCTGTACATGTAGATGTTAGCAGATATGTTATAGAAAATAAATTATATATAGACTATGATCCTAGGCATTTAAGCTATGTTATCGACGAGGAAAAAGTCATCGAGAAATTAATAGAACTAGTTGAGAAAAGCGATAAAATAGTTATTATAGACACACATTATCCAGAGATCTTGCCCCCTGATACTGTAGAATATGTTTTCGTTTTAAGAACAAATCCCCTTATATTAGAGGATAGATTGCGGAAGAAAGGCTGGCCTTGGAGAAAGATTAGAGAAAACGTTATGGCTGAAATACTATCTATTGTAGTATCCAACGCTATAAACAGGTTTAGCGAGGATAAGGTGTTCGAAATAGATACTTCTAATAAAACACCTGAGAAAGTTGTCGAAGAAATTACAGGTGTTATTAAAGGATATATTAAGCCGTCTAAACAGAGGATCGATTGGTTATCCCTGCTGAAACCAGAGGATATTATGAGATACGAAATAAGCGGTGAAGAATAGAAATGGTTAAGGGATTCATACTAGCTGGCTGGAATGATTTAAGGAGAATAGTGTCTAGAGCAGATGTAGTATTAGAAGTCGTTGATGCTAGAGAACCAATGAATACTCGGAGCAGGAAATTAGAAAAAATAGTCTACGAGCTTGGAAGAGAACTGATAATTGTACTTAATAAAAGCGACCTAGTACCTAGAACAGTTGTCGAAGAATGGGCTAGGTTGTTGAAGAATAGGGGATATAATGTAGCCTATATTGCGGCAACAAAACACATGGGTACAAGGATTCTTAGGAGAAAAATTAAAGAAGCCGCGCCAGCATTACCCGTTATAGTAGCTGTTACCGGGTATCCTAAAACAGGTAAATCATCAATAATTAATGCTTTGAAGGGAAGACACTCAGCTTCTACAAGCCCAATACCTGGCAGTCCAGGTTATACTCATCATGCTCAACTATACCGTGTAGAAAAGAATATTTTAATGATAGATACGCCTGGAATAATACCTGTAGAAGGGTCTTCTCTCGAAAGAATATTGAGGGGTATAAGTCCTGAACAACTAGATGATCCTGTGCCGCCTGCAGTAGAGCTTATTCGCAGAATAATAAAATACTCACCCAACGCATTCATCAGAGCATATGGTATATCCTCTAAAGACCCATATGTAATTCTCGAGGAACTAGCAGTTAAACGCGGCTGGTACTATAGAACAACTAAAGAACCATTAATAGAAGAATCTGCTAGGACAATTATTAGAGATTATCATAAAGGAAAAATCCCCTACTATGTTAAACCACATGAATATATTTAACACATTACAATACTATTTTCGTATTGTAAAAGTAATTCTTCTTTGGGAGCATAAACATGTTATCTGAAAAAGAAATTGAGAGGTATAGTAGACAATTACCAATAATAGGATTAGAAGGGCAACAAAAACTTAAGAAATCAACAGTGGTCATAGTAGGTGTGGGAGGGCTGGGATCAGCTGCATCATACTATTTAGCAGCATCTGGTATTGGAAAACTTATACTCATCGATAACGGCTTAGTAGAGGAAAGCAATTTACAGAGACAAATACTCTATACCACCAATGATATTGGGAAATCAAAAGTTGAGGCAGCCGCTGAAAGGCTTAGATCACTTAATCCATACATAGAAATAACACCTGTTAATGAATTCTTCAGTGAAAATGTTGCTATGAAGTATTTTAGAGATGTAGACGTAGTTGTTGATGCTCTAGATAACTGGGGAGGCAGGCTTGTAATTGATAAAGTTGCTCATAAACTAGGTAAACCATTTATCCATGCAGGAGTACATGGCTTCTATGGACAATTAACAGTTATTATTCCTGGAAAAACCCCTTGTCTAAAATGTGTATTTCCCAAAAAACCCTCACATACTGTTTCTCCTTTACCAATAATTCCTACTACACCAGGAGTACTGGGTGTTCTCGAGGCTAATGAAGCATTAAAAATTCTCCTTGGGAAAGGAGAAATTCTCGCTAATAAACTACTAGTATATGATGGGTTAACAGGAATGTTTGAAGTATTAAAGCTTAGTATGGCTCCAGATTGTCCAGTATGTAGTGAATACTATGAAAAATAATACTTGCTAACCACCCATTTCAGGCGTTGTAAAAACTACTCTATCGTTATCTTTGAGTTTATAATTAGGTTCACCGACTGGTTTCCCATTAACAAAGATTGCGAAAACAAGTCTACTATTTTTAACTCCTCTATAAAATCTCGGGCTTAGTTCTTTTCCTATAGCTTCTATTAAATCATTTAATGTAGCACTATCATCTAGTTTAAAATCATGAAAATACTTACCTACAATATCTCCTGCTCATGCTAAGAAAACTGCTCTAACCTTTATTGTCATATTCACCATTCTAAACACTTATCCGCCGATAGCTTGTCTTATCATTAATACTTTATCTCTTTCCTTTATCATGTTTTCTCCTTCTCTATCTAAATCAATTACTCGATCATTTATAACTAAGGCTACAGAATCCGGATCATCTATGCCTAGTAGATCTAGTAATTTCTTCGCTTTAATACTCTTCTTATCTACGATAAGGGTTTTTCTGTCAGGTAAAATCATTACTTTGATCACTTTAATGACGCCTTCTTATGAAATACTTATTATAAGAACTTATTATCTAGTTTGCCAAATGTTTTAATATGTCAAGACATGGTTTATCGTTTGTAACTTGTAGATGGGGTATATTGAGGATATGTCTGGTTATGGTGTAGTTGAAGATAAGGTATCGATAAATGATTATGTTATTGCTGTTGAGAAACAAGGTGAAATAGTTCATTATTATAGATATGTTAATAATAAGGTAAAAGTTTCTAAAACAATTGTTAAGCCTGCACGCTTCGAACTCGTACCTTTCTATCCAGTAATGTTACCTATTAGATTTACTAATTATATACTTGTCAAGCTGTCCAAGAAGATCCTTGTTCCAAGCAAGGAAGAAGTAACTATTTACGTTAAGATCCCAGTTAACCTAGCAGTTTATGCTTATGGTCGTCATCGTAGATTTAAAATTATAGATGTCTTTTCCATAAATAAGATCAAGTATGCACTATATGGTATTCCTGATAGAGGGGTTGTTGCAAGATATTGGAGGTCTAATCCCAACTTGGATCTTCCGGAACCCACCATGGGTGAAGCAATCGCTCTAGTAAATATTAGGAATAGATATGATGGATGGGTTGAAATAGGCAAGATACTGCTTAACGCACAAATATTGAGGCTATACTATATTCCTAAATCTTGGACAGCATATACACAAGTAGTAATTATGGCTGTGAATTCTAGAACAACGGCTACTATTTATTATGGTAGAAGAATAGAGGCAAATGCTAAGCCCATACTTGATCCTCCTGCTTTTAAGCCTCCGCGTATACCGGCTAAAACAGAAATGTTATGGGGGCTGAAATGAATGGATGGCTTTAATGCAACTAGTCTAGCTGAAATGTTCGGGAACATTAGTTGGTTAAGAGTATTAATAGCAATAATAATCTTTGTGGCAGGAGCTTTTGCAGCATCAATATTTAAAATATTATTCTATAAGTTGTTCATAAGATTCTTACCGGAACATACTAGTAGAAATGTTGCACGCGCAATATACTATTCCACTGTATTTGTAGCCGGTGTTCTAGCACTAGGTTATCTAGGAATAGATTTAACAGCATTTATTGTAGCAGGTGGAATTATTGGTATAGTTCTGGGTTTCGCTCTTCAAAATATTACAGCTAACCTGTTCTCAGGTCTTTTCTTGTACTGGGAAAAACCATTCAAAATAGGCGATCTAGTCCGTATAAGCGATATTGAGGGGTGGGTAACAGATATAACGATCATGTCTACACGTATAGTGGGATTCGATGGAGTTAAAATAAGAATACCGAATCAAACAATTTATCAATCACTTATCAGAAACTACTATGCTACCAAGGTTAGGAGAATAGATTTCGTTGTAGGCATAGCATATAAGGAAGACGCTGAAAAAGCCTATAAGGTTATTAAGAAAGTAATAGATAAGCACCCACTAGTACTTGTTAATCCTTCTCCAGACATATATGTATATGAGCTAGGAGATAGTAGTGTAAACATATTAGTGCGGGTATGGGTTCCTTCTAGATGGGATCTAACCTATAAAGTCATAAAGGATCTATTATGGAAAATCAAGAAATCAATAACTGAAGCAGGAATAGAAATACCCTTTATACAGAACGATGTATGGTTCCGCACACCATTAAAAATAAGGATCGAGGAGTCCAAGGAAACCTGAAATATACTGTTTATCAACAAATATATGTTTGTTTAAAATTATTAACAATATATAGGTATCTAGGAAAGACGAGTTGATTATGCAAAAGATCATAGGTGATCAAGAAGGAGTAGTTACAATTACTTAGTATTAAATAAGTGTTATGTATTAAATAAAAGTGTATATGTTTAATGAAGAATTAATAGGGTAGTTAATCACCAATTAACTTCCCTCCAGGGCAGTTAATCTCCCGATCACGCGTTCCAAAAAGATCTAATAGATCTCCGAAGAAACTTAACAAAATAGAAAACAATATACGATTTATCAAACTATGAATAATATATTAACCAATATTCATCAATATAATCAGGAATCATGAATACATGGAAGGATCAAGCATTGAACACCTAAATATTGATGCATAAACTAAATCTTATACATAACATGATAAATACTTGACAAATCTCATACTGTTTAATTTTATATATAACTGTTCAAATTGATCGATAATATTACTGTTCCATTATGATCAAGCATTTCTGAGTCGTTAGAACCTAGGTAAAAATAGGGTTTTATCCCTAGATCTTTATCAATAAGTATTACCCATATGGGATTAGACACTTTTATAAATTTCCTATATGTTTTATAGAATATGTAAATATTATGATAATCTATAATAGTATTCTTATTCCTTATATGTGTCTTTTACCATATATGGTATTACTGATCCAATCTGATCCCATGTTTTTTGATGCATTTTACCTAGGTAATTTCGGGGTTTTGGAGGGGGTAAATCTTTTGGGGGTATTACTTATATAGGTTTCGATATTTGTTTGTTTATATATACTAAATTGTGGATTTTGGTTTTATTATTGATTCTTGTTTTATTATTTTTCCTGGTGATATTGTTGTTGATGCTCCTATTCTTGTATTGTATCCTATAACTGCGCCCATTTTTCTTATAATTTTTGTTGGTGGATATACTATGTGGGTTCTTAGTCTTGGTGGTTTTTCTTTTTCTGGGAGTACATTTAGAATGGTTGTGTTTGTTTCTATTGTACAGTTTTCTCCAATGACTGAATCTACTATTGTTACTTTACTGTCTAATAATGTATATGGTTGTATATTTGTTTTCTTTATTTCGTTATATGATCCTATTCTTACTTTGTATTCTATATTGTTGTATTCTCTTATGAAACTATGTGCTCCTATGAATACTTTTTCTCCTATATATGCCGGTCCTTTGATTACTGTATAGTGGTCAATATATGTATTATCTTCTATTATTACTGGTCCCTTGATTATAGCTGTTGATTCTATTTCTGCTTTACCACTGATTTTTGAATATTTTAATTCTGATAATAACTGGTATGTTGCTTCCAGTATATCTGTTGGGTACCCTATATCTATCCAGTGCTTGTTCCATAGAACTGTTTTTACTCTACCATTAACTGCTAGCTTATTTATTGCTTCTGGTAATGAATTGTTTTCTTCTAGGTAGTCTAGAATAGTTGTTGGCAATATGTATATTCCTCCAACAATATATGTTTGATTAGCTTGTCTAGCTTGTTCTCCACTAATTATTTTCTCAACGTATCCTTCCTCGTTTATTATTGCTAAACCATATGTTTCAGCATATTCTGGATCATATGGTACTATTAGTATTGTAGCATCTGGTTCTTCTGTGTAGTGTGTGGATAATAATAGGTTGAATGCTTCAGGATCAACTATTATGTCACCATATACTAGGAAGAAGTAATCAGTATCTCTAAGCTTGTTTTCAGCAACAAGTATTGCTTCGCGTACACTTGTACCCTCAACTTGTTTAACTGGTGTAAGTGTTCCCAGACTAATACTATTAGATGTTTCAACAACTTCTTCCTCCCCCTCCCTATATACTAGAATTGTTTCTTCACGATTAACTCTCTGAACACTCGTTAATGGATAGTATAGAACTGGTTTTCCCAGTATTCTCAATAACACCTTGTTTTTACCTGGTGGTATTAAAACTGAGAGTTCTGGTTTAGCTTTTCCAGCTGCTAATACGAGGTTTTTCAACGTCATAACTCATAACCCTGCATAAACTATTTGTTCTCTATGGGTAAAAGAAGTATTGATACATGCATGGCTTACTCCACCGTAACTGTTTTAGCCAGGTTTCTGGGCTTATCCGGGTCGTATCCTTTACTAACAGCTGTATAATATGCTAGTAATTGTTGTGGCGGTGTATGTGTTATTGGTGTTAGTATCCAGTGTGTATCAGGTATTCTGAAATGATAATCTAACTGGTCGCTTAAACCAGTATTTTCAGATGCTACACCAATGATAACTGCTCCACGGGCCTTCATTTCCTGAATATTACCAAGCAGTAGCTTCTCTAAATCCTCTCTATTAGGAATTGTGAATATAACAGGGAATCCTTCCTCAACCAAAGCTATTGGGCCATGCTTAGATTCCCCTGCAGGATAAGCTTCCGCATGAATATAGGCTATTTCTTTAAGTTTCAAAGCCCCCTCCATAGCTACTGGTACACCAATAGATCTGCTTAAATAATAAGCATTACCAACACTTCTAAACCATTCCGCCAACCTTTTAGCAACAGGTTCCAAACGAGCAATTATTTTACCAACAACCTCCCCACTCCTACCAAGCCATCCACGAAGCATATCAGCCTCAGATTTACTGAGAGAACCAGATGCTTCAGCATAAGCTATTGCTAGCCAAGACAATACAAGTGTTTGAGTAGTAAATGTTTTAGTTGCAGCAACACCTATTTCGGGGCCGGCTCTAGTATAAACTGCTATGTTGCTTTCACGGGGAATAGCTGAATCAACAACATTGCTAACAGCTACTACTCCAGCGCCTCTATTCCTGAAAGCCCTCAAAGCCTTTAAAGCATCCATTGTTTCCCCGCTTTGACTAACAACAACTAATAAGTCTTTATCACTAGCGGTTAAATAGTAGGATTCATACTCGCTAGCAATAAATGGTATAACAAGCCTCTTACCTAGAATACTCATTAATAATGAGAAATAATATGATGCATGAAAACTCGTACCCGCAGCTGTAACATATATTTTATCCGCATCATGCATTAACTTAACAGCTTCACCAACAGCTACATCATGTAGTATACCATAATATGTATCCTTCAATGCACGTGGTTGCTCATGGATTTCTTTAAGCATGAAATGAGCATAGCCACCGCGAGTAGCATCTTCAAGGCTCCACTCAACAACTCTAATATATCTCCTCCAATCAACTACTCCACCCCTGATATCCTCTATATGAATACTTGTAGGTGTAACATATCCTAACCATCCATCCCTAACAGTGATAATTCTCCTAGTATACTCTAGTATAGCGGGAATATCACTAGCCAAAATATTGAATCCAATACCTAAACCAATAATTAATGGGCTGTCTTTTTTAGCAAAAAATATCTTATCAGGCTCAATACTAGAGATCATTATTAATGCATAGCTTCCATCAATCATTTCAACAGCTTTCCTGAAAGCTTCGAAGAGATTATTTGTATCCCTATATAGTTCCTCTACAAGATGGGGAAAAACCTCTGTATCAGTATCACTTCTAAAAACATGTCCCTTCTCAACCAAGATCTTCTTTAATTCTCTAAAGTTCTGAATAATGCCATTATGAATAACAGCTATCCTCCCAGAACAATCAATATGTGGATGAGCATTTCTATCACTAGGGGTACCATGAGTAGCCCATCTAGTATGGCCAATAACAGTTAAACCCTCAATACTCGATAAACCAATTCTACGCTCAAGATCAATTATTCTACCCTTCCCCTTCAAAACCCTTACATGTTCGCCAACAATAGAAGCAACACCAGCGGAATCATAGCCTCTATACTCAAGCCTTAACAAACCACGGTAAACCATTACACCAGGACTATAAGGAGTCTTACCAGGTAAAGCAATAACCCCTATTATACCGCACAATCAATAACCACCCAGCCAATACATATAGGTATCCAATACATCGCTATAAAGAATACTATCAACAATTTATAAATAATAAATAATCACTACCACAAATATAGGGTGTTATATATATTGGACGATGTGTTAGTTATAAAAATCACTGGGAAACTATTCGATACAGATGCTTCCCTAATAAAGGGATATGTGGAAATATTCAAGGATCTAAGCAGGAAATATAAATTAGCAATAATTACTGGTGGAGGAGGACTGGCACGAAAATACATTGGTTACGCGAGGGAAATAGGTGTATCGTCTAATTATTGGCTAGACATGATAGGTATAAGATCAGCACAGCTAAACGCATACTTATTGATATCAAGCCTATACCCTAAAGCCTATCCAGAACCAGTAAATAATCTGG
This is a stretch of genomic DNA from Staphylothermus hellenicus DSM 12710. It encodes these proteins:
- a CDS encoding DUF432 domain-containing protein, which codes for MSGYGVVEDKVSINDYVIAVEKQGEIVHYYRYVNNKVKVSKTIVKPARFELVPFYPVMLPIRFTNYILVKLSKKILVPSKEEVTIYVKIPVNLAVYAYGRHRRFKIIDVFSINKIKYALYGIPDRGVVARYWRSNPNLDLPEPTMGEAIALVNIRNRYDGWVEIGKILLNAQILRLYYIPKSWTAYTQVVIMAVNSRTTATIYYGRRIEANAKPILDPPAFKPPRIPAKTEMLWGLK
- a CDS encoding phosphoadenosine phosphosulfate reductase family protein, which codes for MYWMYNVVVKDPGIEDYVRETLSRYYGRWLVLSRKHRSNSYNILVSTGEKTSIRLIDPITVHIQIDHRLMGQRFKLAKIIEAGRAFLRNHIVWSDTYKLGSKGEILEKYEIKPAYDVWLALGEAYHKLLLSTGLNPPINALINKRFAGEHYVYDGPYLHGKLIVPDKGYTLRGVKYRSKVYESIDLDEILKKNNDTLLMNTIVSRRFLNSLGKPDIVLVSFSGGKDSLVVLHMAKMHYGEDMVRGIYVDTGVDFPHTRKYVEEISMKIGLDIDIVKADVDALLPKKGLPTKNNRWCTLRKTRAFKKRVKWYKKRFDRILVLVGDRDSESVARARKPPVRKREGYLEAAPIKQWSTFLVQLYHLKYDLPLNPLYLKGFYRLGCYICPALTALEKHIMFNYMFKELKDLYWFKKFWRKNQ
- a CDS encoding adenylate kinase family protein; this encodes MGKVIIIAGTPGTGKTTTAKLLSKKINAVHVDVSRYVIENKLYIDYDPRHLSYVIDEEKVIEKLIELVEKSDKIVIIDTHYPEILPPDTVEYVFVLRTNPLILEDRLRKKGWPWRKIRENVMAEILSIVVSNAINRFSEDKVFEIDTSNKTPEKVVEEITGVIKGYIKPSKQRIDWLSLLKPEDIMRYEISGEE
- the glmS gene encoding glutamine--fructose-6-phosphate transaminase (isomerizing); translated protein: MCGIIGVIALPGKTPYSPGVMVYRGLLRLEYRGYDSAGVASIVGEHVRVLKGKGRIIDLERRIGLSSIEGLTVIGHTRWATHGTPSDRNAHPHIDCSGRIAVIHNGIIQNFRELKKILVEKGHVFRSDTDTEVFPHLVEELYRDTNNLFEAFRKAVEMIDGSYALIMISSIEPDKIFFAKKDSPLIIGLGIGFNILASDIPAILEYTRRIITVRDGWLGYVTPTSIHIEDIRGGVVDWRRYIRVVEWSLEDATRGGYAHFMLKEIHEQPRALKDTYYGILHDVAVGEAVKLMHDADKIYVTAAGTSFHASYYFSLLMSILGKRLVIPFIASEYESYYLTASDKDLLVVVSQSGETMDALKALRAFRNRGAGVVAVSNVVDSAIPRESNIAVYTRAGPEIGVAATKTFTTQTLVLSWLAIAYAEASGSLSKSEADMLRGWLGRSGEVVGKIIARLEPVAKRLAEWFRSVGNAYYLSRSIGVPVAMEGALKLKEIAYIHAEAYPAGESKHGPIALVEEGFPVIFTIPNREDLEKLLLGNIQEMKARGAVIIGVASENTGLSDQLDYHFRIPDTHWILTPITHTPPQQLLAYYTAVSKGYDPDKPRNLAKTVTVE
- a CDS encoding mechanosensitive ion channel family protein, yielding MDGFNATSLAEMFGNISWLRVLIAIIIFVAGAFAASIFKILFYKLFIRFLPEHTSRNVARAIYYSTVFVAGVLALGYLGIDLTAFIVAGGIIGIVLGFALQNITANLFSGLFLYWEKPFKIGDLVRISDIEGWVTDITIMSTRIVGFDGVKIRIPNQTIYQSLIRNYYATKVRRIDFVVGIAYKEDAEKAYKVIKKVIDKHPLVLVNPSPDIYVYELGDSSVNILVRVWVPSRWDLTYKVIKDLLWKIKKSITEAGIEIPFIQNDVWFRTPLKIRIEESKET
- a CDS encoding sugar phosphate nucleotidyltransferase, with amino-acid sequence MTLKNLVLAAGKAKPELSVLIPPGKNKVLLRILGKPVLYYPLTSVQRVNREETILVYREGEEEVVETSNSISLGTLTPVKQVEGTSVREAILVAENKLRDTDYFFLVYGDIIVDPEAFNLLLSTHYTEEPDATILIVPYDPEYAETYGLAIINEEGYVEKIISGEQARQANQTYIVGGIYILPTTILDYLEENNSLPEAINKLAVNGRVKTVLWNKHWIDIGYPTDILEATYQLLSELKYSKISGKAEIESTAIIKGPVIIEDNTYIDHYTVIKGPAYIGEKVFIGAHSFIREYNNIEYKVRIGSYNEIKKTNIQPYTLLDSKVTIVDSVIGENCTIETNTTILNVLPEKEKPPRLRTHIVYPPTKIIRKMGAVIGYNTRIGASTTISPGKIIKQESIIKPKSTI
- a CDS encoding GTPase, which encodes MVKGFILAGWNDLRRIVSRADVVLEVVDAREPMNTRSRKLEKIVYELGRELIIVLNKSDLVPRTVVEEWARLLKNRGYNVAYIAATKHMGTRILRRKIKEAAPALPVIVAVTGYPKTGKSSIINALKGRHSASTSPIPGSPGYTHHAQLYRVEKNILMIDTPGIIPVEGSSLERILRGISPEQLDDPVPPAVELIRRIIKYSPNAFIRAYGISSKDPYVILEELAVKRGWYYRTTKEPLIEESARTIIRDYHKGKIPYYVKPHEYI
- a CDS encoding MoaD/ThiS family protein, which encodes MIKVMILPDRKTLIVDKKSIKAKKLLDLLGIDDPDSVALVINDRVIDLDREGENMIKERDKVLMIRQAIGG
- a CDS encoding MoaD/ThiS family protein yields the protein MVGKYFHDFKLDDSATLNDLIEAIGKELSPRFYRGVKNSRLVFAIFVNGKPVGEPNYKLKDNDRVVFTTPEMGG
- a CDS encoding DUF1152 domain-containing protein; the encoded protein is MLGMFSGNDRVLVIGIGGGGDVVSAAVIAYMLRKLGVKTYIGSIVWERFVYDPVPGPVHLGEMRKIKLVDRYVGVIDQESYAVRNGRKIVFQAVNVSRALNEEIFVFDLWSGVKGYVEGVNRVAEKYSIDKIVGVDVGGDVLAEGYEDNLWSPLADAMGLAMLYHFKNSYLIIHSPGSDGELSQEYVLQRLSIIASMKGYYGAIGLDRNDIEILEKILKYAESEASRAALVAFQGFYGNMPIRRNTRSIKINLINTLMFITDPRITYGLSKPAQLVDNTSSLEEANNKLDKAGIYTEYNLEKDIQSLNVDPLKLSGEEILNIRKNGIRKLRMMNDQSTD
- a CDS encoding HesA/MoeB/ThiF family protein, with product MLSEKEIERYSRQLPIIGLEGQQKLKKSTVVIVGVGGLGSAASYYLAASGIGKLILIDNGLVEESNLQRQILYTTNDIGKSKVEAAAERLRSLNPYIEITPVNEFFSENVAMKYFRDVDVVVDALDNWGGRLVIDKVAHKLGKPFIHAGVHGFYGQLTVIIPGKTPCLKCVFPKKPSHTVSPLPIIPTTPGVLGVLEANEALKILLGKGEILANKLLVYDGLTGMFEVLKLSMAPDCPVCSEYYEK